TGGCCCTCCAGCTCCAGATTGTAGCGGATCCCCGCGGCGAGCTCCGGGTTGTCTTCCACGACCAGGATCCGCGCCATCAGCCCACCTGCCGGAGCGCGTCCCGCACGGGGCCGGCGCTCGGCACGACCGGTCCGGCGCGGGGGATCTCCACCACGAACCGCGCCCCGCCGCCCTCGCCCGCCTCCACGCGGGCGGTGCCCTCGTGCCACTCCACGATCTCTCGGACCACGGAGAGCCCGATCCCGCTCCCTCCCGCCGCGCTCTCCAGGGCGTCCTCACCACGCCGGAAGGGCGCCCAGACGGCCTCGCGCTCGCGCGGGTGCACCCCCGGGCCCTCGTCCTCCACGACGATGCGGACACGCTCGCCCGCGGCGGCGGCGCTCAACCGCACCGTCTGTCCGACCGGACCGTACTTGATGGCGTTGTCGAGCAGGTTGAGCATCACCTGCCGGAAGGCGTCGGCGTCCAGGGGCGCGCGGAGACCGGGCTCGACCGCCGTCTCGATCCGCACCTTCCGGAGGGCGGCCAGCGGGGCGAACTCCTCCACCAGGGCGCCGAGGTAGGGAGCGATCTCCACGGGGGAGCGGCTGCCGGCCGCCCCGCCGCGCTCGGCGCGCGAGAAGAGGAGGATGTTGTCCACCAGCGTCCCGAGGCGGAAGGACTCGCGCTCGATGTTGTCGAGGATCCATTCGCGCTGCTCCTCCGTGCGGTAGCGGCCCAGCCGCAGCGTCTCCAGGAAGAGGCGGACCTGCGCGAGCGGGGTTCGCAGCTCGTGCGAGACGCTGGAGACGAAGTCGGAGCGGAGGCGTGTCAGGGCGGCCTCGCGCCGCAGCAGGGCGATGGCCACGCCGGCGGTCACGAAGGCGAGCACCAGCAGGCCGGCGAGGAGCGGCAGCCGGGAGGGAGGGCGGTCGCCGAGGATCAGGTCGTACGCCGCGGGGCCCAGGATGCTGGCGTGCACCTGCATCCCGCCGAATTCGGGGCCGAGGACCTCGGAGGTCCCCGCGTTCCAGGGCTCCCCCGGCGTGGCGAAGAGGACGCGCCCGTCGGGGGCGAGCACGTGGACGAGCACCAGCTCGGCGCTGGACAGGCCGCCGCTCAGGCTGGAGGGGAGGAGGGGCTCCCCGGCGAAGATCTCGCCGAAGAGCGGGGCGTAGCGGCGCGGATCGAGCACGAAGCCCCGGGCTTCCGGACCGGCCGGCGATTCCGCCAGCCGGTACACCACCAGCGGGCCGCCCGCCCCGCCCGCCTGGAGCACCGCGAAGCGCCACCCGGGGCGGAACACGGTGCGTGCATGGACGCGCACGGCATCCGCGATGCGGGCGCGCACCGCCGGCTCGAGATCCCCCGGCCCGGTGGGCGCGCCGCCGCCTAGGGGGACGCGGAAGGAGGCGCCGCCCCCGGCCGCGCCCGCGGGATCGCCGGCCGGCATGGCGGCCAGGGTGCGGGTGAAGGAGGCGGCGAGCCGCTCCTGCGCGTGCCGGCCGTAGGTCCACGCCGCGACCGCGCCGTGTCCCTTCACCAGCGTGCGCGTGGTGTCGTGGTCGGAGACGGAGGCCCTGC
The Longimicrobiaceae bacterium DNA segment above includes these coding regions:
- a CDS encoding HAMP domain-containing sensor histidine kinase, producing MPEKDFATRRAGGRLRLRRLRQGSSRWMTVPVLLLTLGVAAAAIFEARRASVSDHDTTRTLVKGHGAVAAWTYGRHAQERLAASFTRTLAAMPAGDPAGAAGGGASFRVPLGGGAPTGPGDLEPAVRARIADAVRVHARTVFRPGWRFAVLQAGGAGGPLVVYRLAESPAGPEARGFVLDPRRYAPLFGEIFAGEPLLPSSLSGGLSSAELVLVHVLAPDGRVLFATPGEPWNAGTSEVLGPEFGGMQVHASILGPAAYDLILGDRPPSRLPLLAGLLVLAFVTAGVAIALLRREAALTRLRSDFVSSVSHELRTPLAQVRLFLETLRLGRYRTEEQREWILDNIERESFRLGTLVDNILLFSRAERGGAAGSRSPVEIAPYLGALVEEFAPLAALRKVRIETAVEPGLRAPLDADAFRQVMLNLLDNAIKYGPVGQTVRLSAAAAGERVRIVVEDEGPGVHPREREAVWAPFRRGEDALESAAGGSGIGLSVVREIVEWHEGTARVEAGEGGGARFVVEIPRAGPVVPSAGPVRDALRQVG